In one Lycorma delicatula isolate Av1 chromosome 5, ASM4794821v1, whole genome shotgun sequence genomic region, the following are encoded:
- the LOC142325385 gene encoding RRP15-like protein — MLLKSVKKSVRKEIMYSSDDSTGKIEDSSDVEDNSYNLKDENMKMDDNDDSDNDEFASQDSKIKLNSEWANAMAKILSTNKPKRKKTLVLAKARKLKPADDNEVNEIIPSFELERGENPPKIETKNDLNIKSEETKKSSRLEMARRIRKKSLEAKGRKKPSVLDKDREKVLAKIATKGVVQLFNAVRQQQRSLEKEIQNVGPSDVKQEKILKSVDKRAFLDVLMGAKSQTVPEVKKEESKVNCEWSVLRDDFMMSTRLKDWDKKDNELKEGND; from the exons ATGTTGTTGAAAAGTGTCAAGAAATCAGTAAGAAAGGAAATTATGTATAGCAGTGATGATAGTACAGGTAAAATTGAAGACAGTAGTGACGTGGAAGATAACTCATACAATTTAAAAGATGAGAATATGAAGATGGATGACAACGATGACAGTGATAATGATGAATTTGCCTCACaagatagtaaaataaaacttaattcagAATGGGCAAATGCTATGGcaaaaattttaagtacaaaTAAACCCAAAAGGAAAAAAACTCTTGTTTTAGCTAAAGCAAGAAAATTAAAACCTGCTGATGATAATGAAGTCAATGAAATTATCCCATCTTTTGAATTAGAAAGAGGTGAAAACCCCCCAAAAATAGAgactaaaaatgatttaaatataaaaagtgaagaaactaaaaaatcatcTCGATTAGAAATGGCTAGAAGAATTAGG AAAAAGTCCCTTGAAGCCAAAGGGCGTAAAAAGCCATCAGTTTTAGATAAAGATAGGGAAAAGGTTTTAGCAAAAATTGCAACTAA GGGTGTTGTGCAGTTATTTAATGCAGTACGTCAGCAACAAAGGAGTctagaaaaagaaatacaaaatgttGGACCATCTGATGTAAAgcaagaaaaaatactaaaaagtgtTGATAAAAGAGCATTCCTGGATGTACTTATGGGTGCTAAAAGTCAAACTGTGCCTGAAGTAAAGAAG gaggaGTCAAAAGTAAACTGTGAGTGGTCTGTATTAAGAGATGATTTCATGATGAGTACCAGACTTAAAGACTGGGacaaaaaagataatgaattaaaGGAAGGAAATGATTAA